A genome region from Gossypium hirsutum isolate 1008001.06 chromosome A04, Gossypium_hirsutum_v2.1, whole genome shotgun sequence includes the following:
- the LOC107949400 gene encoding guanosine nucleotide diphosphate dissociation inhibitor At5g09550 — protein MDEEYDVIVLGTGLKECILSGLLSVDGLKVLHMDRNDYYGGESTSLNLTQLWKHFKGEDKPPEQLGASRDYNVDMVPKFMMANGSLVRILIHTDVTKYLNFKAVDGSFVYNKSKIYKVPATDVEALKSPLMGLFEKRRARKFFIYVQDYDENDPKSHEGLDLTKVTAKELISKYGLEDDTIDFIGHALALYSSDNYLDQPALDFVKRMKLYAESLARFQGGSPYIYPLYGLGELPQAFARLSAVYGGTYMLNKPECKIEYGDDGKVIGVTSEGETAKCKKVVCDPSYLPDKVKKVGKVARAVCIMSHPIPDTNDSHSAQVIVPQKQLGRKSDMYLFCCSYAHNVAPKGKFIAFVSTEAETDDPKVELEPGIKLLGPVDEIFYDNYDRYEPTNDHTADNCFISASYDPTTHFETTVNDVIQMYTKITGKALDLSVDLSAASATEE, from the exons ATGGATGAAGAGTATGATGTTATAGTCCTAGGGACAGGTCTTAAGGAATGCATTCTCAGTGGTCTTCTCTCCGTTGATGGACTCAAA GTATTGCACATGGACAGAAATGACTATTATGGTGGCGAATCGACTTCTCTTAATCTTACGCAG CTTTGGAAACATTTCAAAGGTGAAGACAAGCCTCCAGAGCAGCTAGGTGCAAGCAGAGACTATAATGTTGACATGGTTCCAAAG TTCATGATGGCCAATGGCAGTCTGGTTCGTATTCTCATTCACACTGATGTTACCAAGTATCTTAACTTCAAGGCTGTGGATGGTAGTTTCGTGTACAACAAATCAAAA ATTTACAAAGTTCCGGCGACCGATGTTGAAGCACTGAAATCACCATTGATGGGGCTATTTGAGAAGCGCCGTGCCAGAAAGTTCTTCATTTATGTCCAAGACTATGACGAAAACGATCCAAAATCTCATGAAGGACTTGACTTGACTAAAGTAACAGCGAAAGAACTTATCTC AAAGTATGGGCTAGAAGATGATACAATTGACTTTATTGGTCATGCCTTGGCACTTTACAGCAGTGATAATTACTTAGATCAACCAGCTTTGGATTTTGTTAAGAGAATGAAG CTCTATGCAGAGTCTTTGGCACGGTTTCAAGGAGGATCCCCTTATATCTATCCACTATATGGACTTGGAGAATTGCCTCAG GCATTTGCGCGTTTAAGTGCAGTTTACGGCGGTACTTACATGCTCAACAAGCCTGAATGTAAG ATAGAATACGGTGATGATGGGAAAGTTATTGGCGTAACTTCTGAAGGTGAAACTGCTAAGTGCAAGAAAGTCGTTTGCGATCCATCTTATTTGCCTGATAAG GTTAAGAAGGTCGGAAAAGTTGCGCGTGCTGTTTGCATAATGAGCCACCCTATTCCAGATACCAATGATTCTCACTCAGCTCAGGTTATTGTGCCTCAGAAGCAACTTGGTCGTAAATCAGACAT GTACCTTTTTTGTTGCTCATATGCACATAATGTGGCTCCCAAGGGAAAATTCATTGCTTTTGTTTCAACAGAAGCCGAGACTGACGACCCCAAGGTAGAGTTGGAGCCCGGAATTAAGCTACTTGGACCTGTAGATGAGATATTCTACGACAATTATGACAGATATGAGCCGACTAATGACCATACAGCCGATAACTGCTTCATATCTGCT AGTTATGACCCAACGACACACTTCGAAACCACTGTGAATGATGTGATCCAGATGTATACTAAGATTACTGGAAAA GCTCTTGATTTATCAGTGGACCTGAGCGCTGCAAGTGCCACCGAAGAATGA